A genomic stretch from Thermoanaerobaculia bacterium includes:
- the rpsF gene encoding 30S ribosomal protein S6 — protein MRTYELALVADPRLSDDDVTALSTELKQLITSRGGEVLREESWGRRKLAYPIRKLTEGRYLFLFVQIEPAKAGLLKEVEMRLNQNDKILRYLTVRTDEDLKRAAGRAKPGEAPPRTGGYYDVDPAVAAAAAAAAATAEAAAAPEVPEAAAAGVAEGAVVVAPEVVAAAEPVPGTEEA, from the coding sequence GTGAGAACGTATGAACTGGCGCTGGTCGCCGATCCGAGACTCTCGGACGACGATGTGACGGCGCTCTCCACGGAGTTGAAGCAGCTCATCACCAGCCGAGGCGGAGAAGTTCTCCGCGAAGAGAGCTGGGGCCGGCGGAAGCTCGCCTATCCGATCCGCAAGCTCACCGAAGGTCGCTACCTCTTCCTTTTCGTCCAGATCGAGCCGGCGAAGGCCGGTCTCCTCAAGGAAGTGGAGATGCGACTCAACCAGAACGACAAGATCCTGCGCTACCTCACGGTGCGAACCGACGAGGATTTGAAGCGCGCAGCCGGACGGGCGAAGCCCGGCGAGGCTCCGCCGCGCACGGGTGGGTACTACGACGTCGATCCGGCAGTCGCTGCAGCGGCAGCAGCCGCCGCCGCGACCGCGGAGGCGGCTGCCGCTCCCGAGGTCCCCGAGGCCGCAGCGGCTGGTGTCGCTGAGGGAGCCGTTGTCGTCGCCCCCGAAGTGGTCGCAGCCGCTGAACCTGTTCCCGGCACCGAGGAGGCCTGA